One part of the Cupriavidus oxalaticus genome encodes these proteins:
- a CDS encoding prepilin-type N-terminal cleavage/methylation domain-containing protein: protein MNQSRTFRKINVRSIRKQQGGFTLVELLIAAVLLALGIAGIYKGVSDYMSNDRANREMKELPAIITAIQQKIRASDRTTPAQPRQA from the coding sequence ATGAATCAATCGCGCACTTTCCGCAAAATCAACGTTCGTAGCATTCGCAAGCAGCAGGGCGGTTTCACCCTGGTGGAGCTGCTGATTGCTGCAGTGCTCCTGGCTCTCGGCATTGCCGGCATCTATAAGGGTGTCTCCGACTACATGTCCAACGACCGCGCGAATCGCGAGATGAAGGAGTTGCCGGCCATCATTACTGCGATCCAGCAGAAAATACGCGCTAGCGACAGAACTACGCCGGCGCAACCACGGCAGGCTTGA